From the Pseudoalteromonas tunicata genome, one window contains:
- a CDS encoding TonB-dependent receptor, with protein sequence MNNLTFKKTHLASTLALLMGTSWIGVSQAEETQQVEPQKDVEVIEVSGVRGSLIKSMDLKRATFGVMDAISAEEMGKFPDTNLAESLQRITGVSVSRTNGEGSQITVRGFGPSFNLITLNGRQMPGTGNSRSYNLENLSSEGVSTLEVYKTARAEMPTGGLGATVNIVTLKPLNKPGQHYSVSAKGINDTSNEKGSDITPELAAVYSNTFADDRFGVSVSLSHQERDFQRQEANIQGWQANVDLPDLAESKVIDPRGVDADGKRIGNHFFPKDMNYSINDVQRERTNAQVTFQYKPIDGLVATLDFTGSKAITGQETTGWGIWNEFGGNINAYELDENGTALFADIGGNDGSFTASKNTTEVEARSVGFNLDWEINSIWKVAVDYHDSSNKTDNGADKGLGSDGQVILGSDQLISKIYDYRSGEVPHAMINWRNGTNILSPGEIDSNFSQFIHSPGESDIQQLQVDARWYNEIIDIPLVSVKFGGSRTEQTMGGLSAWSGLRGGPGFNPAYPQIFPDGMFELHNTNNLLDQFTGGGSSLNPNYYYSFDFDEAVARQLAFLTQDVMGSDVYSINPYFDGIDSQSSVTENTTAVYIQTEWDFKVADYQVQVNAGLRYEETDVTSTVRQRVERQVNWESASEWIMQYEQGGTDNFLTQEGKHDVLLPMIDVKVDVTDDVVARASWGKTISRAPLGDLAGGRSLTGSPKPGSRIGSQGNTNLLPFESTNLDFTVEYYYGEGSYAAIGYFKKDVDNFIQTSITQTSIDGLNDIFNGPRYLQAIADIEARGDQATSTAIFDQMLANGNGNAEGKIEPNSNDPLIVWNISQPTNTDSKSVDGIEMAVQHLFGESGFGLGINATFVDGDVKFDVNSLVQQAPLTGLSDSANFQAFYEKDGLSVKLTYAWRDEYLIGVGQAQGSADAPPQFAKSFGQWDMSVNYDVNENLTVFFEGVNLNNETEQGYGRYEEQFLFARQYGPRYAIGARYNF encoded by the coding sequence ATGAATAATTTAACATTTAAAAAGACTCATCTGGCTAGTACATTGGCGTTATTAATGGGCACAAGTTGGATTGGAGTCAGCCAAGCAGAAGAAACGCAACAAGTTGAACCGCAAAAAGACGTTGAAGTAATTGAAGTCAGTGGGGTGCGCGGCAGTTTAATTAAATCGATGGATTTAAAACGTGCAACCTTTGGTGTTATGGACGCCATTTCAGCAGAAGAAATGGGTAAATTTCCCGATACTAATTTAGCAGAGTCGTTGCAGCGTATTACCGGTGTGTCGGTCAGCCGTACTAATGGTGAGGGCAGTCAAATCACGGTGCGTGGTTTTGGGCCGAGCTTTAACTTAATTACCCTTAATGGCCGTCAAATGCCAGGTACAGGTAATAGCCGCTCATACAATCTTGAAAATTTATCGTCTGAAGGTGTGAGTACCTTAGAAGTCTATAAAACTGCCCGTGCTGAAATGCCAACAGGGGGGTTAGGTGCCACTGTTAATATTGTGACACTAAAACCACTTAATAAACCCGGTCAGCATTATTCAGTATCAGCTAAAGGAATTAACGATACCTCAAACGAAAAAGGCAGTGATATCACGCCAGAGCTTGCCGCTGTGTATAGCAATACTTTTGCTGATGACCGTTTTGGGGTATCTGTTTCGCTTTCGCACCAAGAGCGTGACTTTCAACGTCAAGAAGCCAATATTCAAGGTTGGCAAGCAAATGTTGATTTACCTGATTTAGCGGAATCAAAAGTGATTGATCCGCGCGGCGTTGATGCTGATGGCAAGCGCATTGGTAATCACTTTTTTCCAAAAGATATGAATTACTCCATCAACGATGTGCAGCGTGAGCGCACCAATGCGCAAGTCACTTTTCAGTACAAACCAATCGATGGTCTTGTTGCAACATTAGATTTTACCGGTTCAAAAGCTATTACAGGCCAAGAAACAACGGGCTGGGGTATTTGGAATGAGTTTGGTGGCAATATAAATGCCTACGAACTCGATGAAAATGGTACCGCTTTATTTGCTGATATTGGTGGTAATGATGGTTCTTTCACTGCCAGTAAAAATACCACTGAAGTCGAAGCTCGCTCGGTCGGTTTTAACTTAGACTGGGAAATTAACTCAATCTGGAAAGTGGCAGTCGATTATCACGATTCAAGCAATAAAACTGATAATGGTGCTGACAAAGGGTTAGGGAGTGATGGCCAAGTAATACTTGGTTCTGATCAGCTTATCTCAAAAATCTATGATTACCGAAGTGGTGAAGTGCCACACGCGATGATCAACTGGCGCAATGGTACCAATATTCTCAGCCCAGGTGAAATTGACTCAAATTTTAGTCAATTTATTCATAGCCCAGGTGAATCAGACATTCAACAGTTACAAGTTGATGCGCGCTGGTATAACGAGATTATTGATATTCCATTGGTTTCAGTAAAATTTGGTGGTTCGCGCACAGAGCAAACAATGGGCGGATTAAGCGCATGGAGTGGCTTACGAGGAGGCCCAGGTTTTAATCCAGCTTACCCTCAAATTTTCCCAGACGGCATGTTCGAATTACATAATACCAATAATTTGCTTGATCAATTTACTGGTGGTGGTTCATCACTTAACCCAAATTATTACTACAGCTTTGATTTTGATGAAGCCGTAGCCAGACAACTGGCTTTCTTAACCCAAGATGTGATGGGTTCAGATGTCTATTCAATCAATCCTTATTTTGATGGCATTGATAGCCAAAGTTCAGTGACTGAAAATACCACCGCGGTTTATATTCAAACCGAATGGGATTTTAAAGTGGCTGACTACCAAGTACAGGTAAATGCGGGTTTACGCTATGAAGAAACGGATGTTACCAGCACTGTGCGTCAACGTGTAGAGCGCCAAGTCAACTGGGAAAGTGCCTCAGAATGGATCATGCAATACGAGCAAGGTGGCACAGATAACTTTTTAACTCAAGAAGGTAAACACGACGTCTTGTTACCTATGATTGATGTCAAAGTCGATGTTACAGATGATGTAGTGGCAAGAGCTTCTTGGGGTAAAACAATTTCACGTGCACCGCTTGGTGATTTAGCCGGTGGTCGTAGTTTAACAGGTAGTCCAAAACCGGGTTCGCGTATTGGTAGTCAAGGCAATACTAACTTATTACCATTTGAATCAACGAACTTAGATTTCACGGTTGAGTATTATTATGGTGAGGGCAGTTATGCTGCCATTGGTTACTTTAAAAAAGACGTTGATAACTTTATTCAAACATCCATCACGCAAACATCTATTGACGGCTTAAACGATATCTTTAATGGCCCGCGTTATTTGCAAGCAATTGCAGATATTGAAGCGCGTGGCGACCAAGCCACCAGCACCGCCATTTTTGACCAAATGTTGGCTAACGGTAACGGTAATGCAGAAGGTAAAATCGAGCCAAACTCAAACGATCCATTAATTGTATGGAATATCAGCCAACCTACGAATACCGATAGTAAGTCGGTTGATGGGATTGAAATGGCCGTGCAACACTTATTTGGTGAAAGTGGTTTTGGTTTAGGTATTAATGCCACGTTTGTTGATGGCGATGTAAAATTTGACGTCAATAGTTTAGTGCAACAAGCGCCATTAACTGGCTTAAGTGATTCGGCTAACTTCCAAGCTTTTTATGAAAAAGATGGTCTATCAGTTAAATTGACTTATGCATGGCGTGATGAGTATTTAATTGGTGTGGGTCAAGCGCAGGGCAGTGCTGATGCGCCACCACAATTTGCAAAAAGTTTTGGTCAGTGGGATATGAGTGTCAATTACGATGTAAACGAAAACTTAACGGTATTCTTTGAAGGGGTAAACCTTAACAACGAAACTGAGCAAGGTTATGGCCGTTATGAAGAGCAATTCTTGTTTGCGCGTCAATATGGTCCACGTTACGCCATTGGTGCACGTTATAACTTTTAA
- a CDS encoding glycoside hydrolase family 16 protein, whose protein sequence is MKKTAIQTTSVLALFSATMLVGCGGGAKTTTDLTKVDPAVAVSDWKMVWNDEFDSTSIDDRKWTHELNCDGGGNNEAQCYTDSAENSFIAEGKLNIVAKPAPEGAAKPYTSARLNSRYKADFKYGRFEMSAKLPSGQGSWPAFWMMPTDEVYGGWPRSGEIDILEAVNLKAATNDGGIEANVHGTLHYGREWPNNASSGKAYSLPDNINPADGFHTYAIEWQEGEIRWYVDNYLYATQRKSQVRYNSKDEAVGLAHKGWFTEYFDQTSGELKTFWTNAPFDQKFYLILNFAVGGNWPANVNELGIDSAAFANGQAFQIDYVRVYECAIDPNTGKGCETVRAGYDKLTDGLVEGAAPVPAPPSSGIPQNLTIFDGVLNPNWPAWDCCGGSTPAVVSDAERGDVMHFTVGAQPTVNGFISRGEFITDPNGKASPFDASPIIDNGSISFAVKVTSAPNNPDATWLMKVESIGGATAIEIPLSTSSEGLSPVVGQWQTYTFPLQAVADLGLDISSIDAIMIFPAWGTGEGAQYLVDDVQISQEMNYPELVLFEDAMNPQWPMWDCCGGSTPTEEMDDADHGLVAEFAIGAQPTVMGFITRPANGGADKPFDASAILDSGVLRFDLKVVNAPGNPDSSWLIKLESDNGASAVEWPITNSVEGITPTTGQWQTYNFKIADLANAGLDVSAIDVIMIFPAWGTGEGAVYRVDNAKIFNPDAKPASGLTLFKDTVADKWSIWDCCGGSTPTQETDDDAHGPVAEYKIGSQPTVMGFFAEDGVYHDASADLANGVVRFEMKVVDAPNSPDAIWTFKIEAGDASSAVELPLSASSEGQPVKTGQWQTFTFPLQTLYDAGLDISAIDVVMVFPSWGAGEGAVYRIDNAIIATP, encoded by the coding sequence ATGAAAAAAACAGCAATACAAACCACATCAGTTCTAGCACTGTTCTCAGCTACCATGCTAGTAGGCTGTGGCGGCGGTGCTAAAACTACCACCGATCTCACCAAAGTTGATCCTGCCGTTGCGGTCAGTGATTGGAAAATGGTGTGGAATGATGAATTTGATAGTACAAGCATCGACGATAGAAAATGGACTCACGAACTCAATTGTGATGGTGGTGGAAATAACGAGGCGCAATGTTACACCGATAGCGCAGAGAACTCGTTTATTGCAGAAGGCAAACTAAACATTGTTGCTAAACCTGCACCAGAAGGAGCAGCAAAACCTTATACTTCAGCCCGATTAAATAGCCGTTATAAAGCCGATTTTAAATATGGCCGTTTTGAAATGAGCGCAAAACTTCCATCAGGACAAGGCAGCTGGCCTGCGTTTTGGATGATGCCAACCGATGAAGTGTATGGTGGATGGCCACGCTCAGGCGAAATTGATATTTTAGAAGCGGTAAACTTAAAAGCTGCAACTAATGATGGGGGTATTGAAGCCAATGTTCACGGAACTTTGCATTACGGGCGTGAATGGCCAAATAACGCAAGCTCTGGTAAGGCATATAGTTTACCCGACAATATTAACCCTGCCGATGGTTTTCATACCTACGCCATAGAATGGCAAGAGGGTGAAATTCGTTGGTACGTTGATAACTATTTATATGCAACACAACGTAAATCGCAAGTGCGTTATAACAGCAAAGATGAAGCTGTTGGCCTTGCCCATAAAGGTTGGTTTACTGAATATTTTGACCAAACTTCTGGTGAGCTTAAAACTTTTTGGACCAACGCCCCGTTTGACCAAAAATTCTACTTGATTTTAAACTTTGCTGTGGGTGGTAATTGGCCTGCGAATGTCAATGAATTGGGAATTGACTCAGCTGCATTTGCTAATGGTCAAGCATTTCAAATCGACTATGTACGTGTGTATGAGTGCGCAATAGATCCAAATACCGGTAAAGGCTGCGAAACAGTTCGAGCAGGTTACGATAAACTAACTGATGGCTTAGTCGAAGGAGCTGCACCTGTACCTGCACCACCATCATCAGGGATCCCACAAAACTTAACTATTTTTGATGGTGTACTTAATCCAAATTGGCCTGCATGGGATTGCTGTGGGGGTTCGACACCTGCTGTTGTGAGTGATGCCGAACGAGGTGATGTAATGCACTTTACGGTGGGTGCACAACCAACGGTAAATGGCTTTATTAGTCGTGGTGAATTCATTACTGATCCAAATGGTAAGGCGTCACCGTTTGATGCATCGCCAATTATTGATAATGGCAGCATTAGTTTTGCGGTCAAAGTTACCTCTGCACCAAATAATCCTGATGCAACTTGGTTAATGAAAGTTGAAAGTATTGGTGGCGCAACAGCGATAGAAATACCGTTATCAACTAGCAGCGAAGGTCTATCACCAGTTGTAGGCCAATGGCAAACCTATACATTCCCGCTGCAAGCAGTTGCGGATTTAGGGTTAGATATCAGTTCAATCGACGCCATTATGATTTTCCCAGCATGGGGCACGGGCGAGGGAGCGCAATACTTGGTTGATGATGTGCAAATTAGCCAAGAAATGAATTACCCAGAGCTTGTATTGTTTGAAGATGCCATGAACCCACAGTGGCCAATGTGGGATTGCTGTGGTGGTTCAACACCAACAGAAGAAATGGATGATGCTGATCACGGTTTAGTGGCTGAGTTTGCAATTGGTGCACAGCCTACTGTGATGGGCTTCATTACTCGCCCTGCAAACGGCGGTGCGGATAAACCATTTGATGCCAGTGCAATTTTAGACTCAGGTGTGCTTCGTTTTGACCTAAAAGTAGTCAATGCGCCAGGTAATCCAGATTCAAGTTGGTTAATTAAGCTTGAATCAGATAATGGTGCATCAGCAGTTGAATGGCCAATTACCAATAGCGTTGAAGGAATTACACCAACAACGGGTCAATGGCAAACATATAACTTCAAAATTGCTGACTTAGCGAATGCCGGTCTTGATGTGAGCGCGATTGACGTGATCATGATTTTCCCTGCTTGGGGCACAGGCGAAGGCGCAGTTTATCGTGTTGATAATGCTAAAATCTTTAACCCAGATGCCAAACCAGCCAGTGGTTTAACCTTGTTCAAAGACACGGTTGCTGATAAGTGGAGTATTTGGGATTGCTGTGGTGGTTCAACGCCAACGCAAGAAACAGATGATGATGCTCATGGTCCTGTGGCGGAGTATAAAATTGGCTCGCAACCAACCGTTATGGGCTTTTTCGCCGAAGATGGTGTCTATCACGATGCCTCTGCTGACTTAGCAAATGGTGTGGTGCGCTTTGAAATGAAAGTGGTGGACGCGCCAAATAGCCCAGATGCAATTTGGACATTTAAAATTGAAGCCGGTGATGCATCAAGTGCTGTTGAATTACCTTTATCTGCAAGCAGTGAAGGGCAGCCTGTTAAAACGGGTCAATGGCAAACCTTTACCTTCCCACTGCAAACACTTTATGACGCTGGTTTAGACATCAGTGCCATTGATGTGGTGATGGTATTTCCATCTTGGGGGGCAGGAGAAGGGGCCGTGTACCGTATTGATAACGCAATTATTGCAACGCCTTAA